A single window of Salvia splendens isolate huo1 chromosome 6, SspV2, whole genome shotgun sequence DNA harbors:
- the LOC121809739 gene encoding LOW QUALITY PROTEIN: putative E3 ubiquitin-protein ligase XBAT35 (The sequence of the model RefSeq protein was modified relative to this genomic sequence to represent the inferred CDS: inserted 2 bases in 1 codon): protein MGQQTSKDQLLFQQVNYGNIEGIKALRTQGAGLEWIDSEGKTALIVACMNPQLYNVAKTLIELGANVNVYRPGRHAGTPLHHAAKRGLDQTVKLLLSHGANALIMNDDCNTPLDLARAKGFVNVVRAIESHLCLFAGWLREQYGPGFLERFAPQLLSRKVWVVVLPCGSRNLARPFKLELAIYTSPQDAQPSMTIQLWKANLEEPNFNQPDPAAIISDISKSTRIKLAPAIESEKHQLQRFCSACKGIPQVMHPSFPFGNQPPTAPPTAGASSAEDDELLAMAISASLQSVTHEGASNADTYLGSEASPSTSTASSSNSSNHVEPHKKGAASGVKSETQQAGSIASHVNDHTDPSVVXVSVPSAPPASDADIGTSPIIYPSIDTSPIDLSSSTVDALTGEANAKEGEETTSSCTICLDAPLEGACVPCGHMAGCMRCLNEIKAKSWGCPVCRSRIDQIIRIYAV, encoded by the exons ATGGGGCAGCAAACATCTAAAGATCAATTGCTGTTTCAGCAGGTGAATTATGGGAATATTGAGGGCATCAAAGCTCTCAGAACTCAAGGTGCTGGTCTTGAG TGGATTGACAGCGAGGGCAAGACTGCGCTGATTGTAGCTTGCATGAACCCACAGCTTTATAACGTAGCAAAAACTTTGATTGAATTGGGTGCCAATGTCAATGTATACCGTCCAG GTCGCCATGCAGGAACTCCTTTACATCATGCTGCCAAAAGAGGGCTGGATCAGACTGTTAAATTACTTCTTTCACACGGAG CAAATGCCCTTATAATGAATGATGATTGTAATACCCCACTTGATCTTGCTAGAGCCAAAGGGTTTGTCAATGTTGTACGAGCTATTGAG AGCCATCTTTGCTTGTTCGCTGGTTGGCTGCGGGAACAATACGGACCTGGATTTCTGGAACGTTTTGCGCCTCAACTGCTCTCAAGAAAAGT ATGGGTGGTTGTCTTGCCGTGCGGTTCCCGTAATCTTGCAAGGCCTTTCAAGTTGGAGCTTGCTATTTATACCAGTCCACAG GATGCTCAACCAAGCATGACTATTCAACTATGGAAGGCCAACTTAGAAGAACCAAATTTCAACCAGCCAGATCCTGCAGCAATCATATCTGATATATCTAAAA GTACTCGAATCAAACTGGCACCTGCTATTGAAAGTGAAAAGCACCAATTGCAAAGGTTTTGCAGTGCCTGTAAAGGAATTCCTCAG GTGATGCACCCGTCATTTCCTTTCGGCAACCAACCCCCCACTGCTCCACCGACTGCAGGTGCATCAAGTGCAGAAGACGACGAGCTACTGGCAATGGCGATCAGTGCTTCTCTTCAGTCAGTCACACACGAGGGTGCATCAAATGCTGACACATATCTTGGATCCGAAGCCAGTCCATCCACAAGCACAGCCAGCTCAAGCAATAGCTCCAATCATGTTGAGCCTCACAAGAAGGGAGCAGCAAGTGGGGTCAAATCAGAAACTCAGCAAGCTGGATCTATAGCCTCTCACGTCAACGACCACACCGACCCCTCTGTTGT CGTTTCTGTTCCATCTGCTCCTCCCGCTTCAGATGCTGATATAGGCACCAGTCCCATTATTTACCCGTCTATCGACACTAGCCCAATTGATCTATCTTCGTCCACTGTGGATGCCTTGACTGGTGAAGCCAATGCAAAGGAAGGCGAGGAAACAACTTCCTCTTGTACTATATGCCTCGACGCCCCGCTCGAGGGCGCATGCGTCCCATGTGGCCACATGGCTGGATGCATGAGGTGTTTGAACGAAATTAAGGCGAAGAGCTGGGGTTGTCCCGTGTGTCGATCCAGGATTGATCAGATTATTCGTATATACGCCGTTTGA